A part of Streptomyces sp. NBC_01497 genomic DNA contains:
- a CDS encoding alpha/beta hydrolase — translation MSTFLLVHGAWHSGRCWERLVPLLESAGHRVFAPSLTGYGDKAHLLGPEVGLDTHVEDVVKLLREEDLTDVVLVGHSYAGLVVSSVANEVPDRIAHLVYLDAMVPEHGETAVDVQPMTQNLIDLAATSDNGWRIPPLPEMPPPLGLFGVTDPADIAWLRATLSDQPVRCLRQPVRLDNPALDSVPRTHIHCVGAEPEGVVRRPVPATQPNGSPARIRELPTGHDCMITMPSDLSELLLESTLQ, via the coding sequence ATGTCAACGTTTCTGCTGGTACACGGTGCCTGGCACAGCGGCCGGTGCTGGGAGCGGTTGGTCCCGCTGCTGGAGTCGGCCGGACACCGGGTGTTCGCGCCCTCGCTGACCGGATACGGCGACAAGGCGCACCTGCTCGGCCCCGAGGTGGGGCTCGACACGCACGTCGAGGACGTCGTGAAGCTGCTCCGGGAGGAGGACCTGACCGACGTGGTGCTCGTGGGTCACAGCTACGCGGGGCTGGTCGTCTCGTCCGTGGCCAACGAGGTACCGGACCGGATCGCGCATCTCGTGTACCTGGACGCGATGGTCCCGGAGCACGGCGAGACCGCAGTCGACGTACAGCCCATGACCCAGAACCTGATCGACCTGGCCGCCACATCCGACAACGGCTGGCGCATCCCGCCGCTGCCCGAGATGCCTCCGCCCCTCGGTCTGTTCGGGGTCACCGACCCGGCGGACATAGCATGGCTGCGTGCGACGCTCTCCGACCAGCCAGTGCGCTGCCTGAGGCAACCGGTCCGGCTGGACAACCCTGCCTTGGACTCGGTTCCGCGCACGCACATCCACTGTGTCGGCGCAGAGCCGGAAGGCGTCGTGCGGCGGCCCGTCCCCGCGACACAGCCCAACGGCTCCCCGGCACGGATACGGGAACTGCCGACCGGACACGACTGCATGATCACCATGCCGTCGGACCTGAGCGAACTGCTGCTTGAATCCACCCTTCAGTAG
- a CDS encoding MarR family winged helix-turn-helix transcriptional regulator encodes MTPDPPEPTHTPRATDRPGDTSPFALGLLLRRAHRHAAAVMAGALRPLGIELRHFAVLIVLADRGPTPQRDLAEATGSDKAGIMRVVDDLEHKGLAVRKAVPGNRRVREVEITSLGLDLFDAAHLAAKPLAEGLVADLRPGESEQLTELLTRFTHPSVSEA; translated from the coding sequence ATGACCCCCGACCCCCCGGAGCCGACGCACACTCCGCGCGCGACCGACCGGCCAGGTGACACTTCGCCGTTCGCGCTCGGACTGCTGCTGCGCCGGGCGCACCGCCACGCCGCCGCAGTGATGGCGGGGGCCCTTCGGCCGCTCGGCATCGAGTTGCGGCACTTCGCCGTCTTGATCGTATTGGCCGACCGCGGTCCCACCCCGCAACGGGACCTGGCCGAGGCGACGGGTTCGGACAAGGCCGGAATCATGCGGGTCGTGGACGACCTGGAACACAAGGGGCTGGCCGTGCGCAAGGCCGTCCCCGGGAATCGGCGGGTGCGGGAGGTGGAGATCACCTCCCTGGGGCTGGACCTCTTCGACGCCGCGCACCTGGCGGCGAAGCCACTGGCCGAGGGGCTGGTGGCCGACCTGCGTCCAGGTGAGTCCGAGCAGTTGACGGAACTGCTCACCCGGTTCACCCACCCCTCTGTCAGCGAGGCGTGA
- a CDS encoding SpoIIE family protein phosphatase, which yields MSEDDDGVAVHAYLDRLLDRTVKEADAHIGGLFLLVASRQVLQMTTGVGAPRRMALPWFRQALAAPAPMPEAVRSQSPVWVSGQQELADRFPRAALAFPYSVASYSVPLMGAGVCWGAVLLMWPGSRPEGLSTGRRAQIGEAADRMAEVLRDADACGRPVRPRDEPFVREPSPVRQRHAEPTADLVERLTEGLIALDLHGRIIFLTDRAARLLGQDRAELLDAEPWDVLPWLDDPAYENAFVSALFSRRPTGFAAHRPDGAWLSFTFYGDDTGVSVRVKPLHAPGSGQEPAEDTGPTVPARAGAFFHLLHLASALTEAAGVSEVAESLMEQMRPVLGAEGLAVVVADEGRIRVVASRGFPSETENFNALPMASRTEGTRSMETGVPRFHSTNAELVRSFPQYRHYREMGAFAFLPLTVSDGTFGCLVLGYDRPRNFTHEERAELTSLAGMIAQALERARLYDANAQVARGLQDGLLPRHLPQVPGLEVAARYLPATHALEVGGDFYDLIDFGSHSAAAVIGDVQGHSVQAAALMGQIRTAVHSYAKTGAPPEEILARTNRLLLELDSPLFCSCLYAHLDVSAHRVLLASAGHPPPILCHGDHRTEVLDLPPGLLLGVEEEARFQAVEVALPPGALLAFYTDGLVERPGIDIGTSIDLLAEQLAGVGDESLETLADTIVTRARESVVPQSSDDIALLLLRYGGASGGSPTAAGTRRAGH from the coding sequence ATGTCCGAGGACGACGACGGCGTCGCAGTACACGCGTACCTCGACCGGTTGCTTGATCGCACCGTGAAGGAAGCCGATGCCCATATCGGGGGCCTGTTCCTCCTGGTCGCGAGCCGACAGGTCCTGCAGATGACGACAGGGGTCGGCGCTCCCCGCAGGATGGCCCTGCCGTGGTTCCGGCAGGCGCTTGCGGCGCCGGCGCCGATGCCCGAGGCGGTCCGGTCGCAGAGCCCCGTGTGGGTCTCCGGCCAGCAGGAGCTGGCCGACCGGTTTCCCCGCGCCGCTCTGGCCTTCCCGTACTCCGTCGCGAGCTACAGCGTCCCGTTGATGGGCGCCGGAGTCTGCTGGGGTGCTGTGCTGCTGATGTGGCCGGGAAGCCGTCCCGAGGGGCTGTCCACCGGCCGGCGGGCACAGATCGGTGAGGCCGCTGATCGGATGGCCGAGGTGTTGCGCGACGCCGACGCCTGCGGCCGGCCGGTACGGCCGAGGGATGAGCCGTTCGTCAGGGAGCCGTCGCCGGTCCGGCAGCGGCACGCCGAACCCACTGCCGATCTCGTGGAGCGCCTCACCGAGGGCCTGATCGCGCTCGATCTGCACGGCCGCATCATCTTCCTCACCGACCGGGCGGCCCGGCTGCTGGGCCAGGACCGTGCCGAGCTGCTGGACGCCGAGCCGTGGGACGTGCTGCCCTGGCTGGACGACCCGGCCTACGAGAACGCCTTTGTCTCCGCACTCTTCAGCCGCCGGCCCACGGGTTTCGCTGCCCACCGGCCGGACGGCGCATGGCTGTCGTTCACCTTCTACGGAGATGACACCGGGGTCAGTGTGCGCGTCAAGCCTCTGCACGCACCCGGCAGCGGGCAGGAGCCCGCCGAGGACACCGGGCCCACCGTGCCCGCCCGCGCGGGCGCCTTCTTCCACCTCCTGCACCTGGCCTCGGCGCTCACCGAGGCGGCGGGGGTCAGCGAGGTGGCCGAATCGCTCATGGAGCAGATGCGGCCCGTCCTCGGCGCCGAGGGGCTGGCCGTCGTGGTCGCCGACGAGGGCAGGATTCGGGTGGTGGCCTCACGCGGGTTCCCCTCGGAGACGGAGAACTTTAACGCCCTGCCGATGGCGAGCCGGACCGAGGGCACACGGTCCATGGAGACCGGTGTCCCGCGCTTCCACTCGACCAACGCGGAACTGGTGCGCAGCTTCCCCCAGTACCGGCACTACCGGGAGATGGGTGCCTTCGCCTTCCTGCCGTTGACGGTCTCCGACGGCACCTTCGGCTGCCTTGTGCTGGGCTACGACAGGCCGCGCAACTTCACCCATGAGGAACGCGCGGAACTCACCTCGCTGGCCGGGATGATCGCTCAGGCACTGGAGCGCGCCCGGCTCTACGATGCCAACGCGCAGGTGGCACGGGGCCTCCAGGACGGACTGCTGCCGCGCCACCTGCCGCAGGTGCCCGGCCTTGAGGTCGCCGCACGCTACCTCCCGGCTACGCACGCCCTGGAGGTGGGTGGCGACTTCTACGACCTGATCGACTTCGGTTCCCACTCGGCGGCCGCCGTGATCGGCGACGTCCAGGGCCACAGCGTCCAGGCCGCAGCCCTGATGGGGCAGATCCGCACTGCCGTGCACAGTTACGCCAAGACGGGCGCGCCGCCCGAAGAGATCCTCGCCCGGACCAACCGACTGCTGCTGGAGCTGGACAGCCCCTTGTTCTGCAGCTGCCTCTACGCGCACCTCGACGTGTCAGCGCATCGCGTCCTGCTTGCCTCCGCCGGCCACCCGCCGCCGATCCTGTGCCACGGCGATCACCGCACGGAGGTACTGGATCTGCCGCCGGGGCTGCTCCTGGGCGTGGAGGAGGAAGCCCGCTTCCAGGCCGTCGAGGTGGCCCTGCCGCCGGGCGCGCTGCTGGCCTTTTACACCGACGGTCTCGTGGAACGGCCGGGCATCGATATCGGCACCTCCATCGACCTCTTGGCCGAGCAGCTCGCCGGGGTAGGGGACGAGTCGTTGGAGACGCTCGCCGACACGATCGTCACACGCGCCCGGGAGAGCGTCGTCCCGCAGAGCAGTGACGACATCGCGCTCCTGCTGCTGAGATACGGCGGGGCGAGCGGGGGTTCGCCGACCGCTGCGGGGACCCGCCGGGCGGGTCACTGA
- a CDS encoding winged helix-turn-helix transcriptional regulator — protein sequence MSGTAGGESLPARPEDPCQAREVLGIVGDKWSLLIVRNLSQGPRRFTELKRAVDGISQRMLTVTLRGLERDGILTRTVRNVMPPHVSYELTPMGRTLREATAPLLEWSITHLTHIDAARAVYDARPDTPPA from the coding sequence ATGAGCGGCACAGCGGGCGGCGAGTCGCTGCCGGCACGCCCGGAGGACCCGTGCCAGGCCCGTGAAGTGCTCGGCATCGTCGGCGACAAGTGGTCGCTGCTGATCGTGCGTAACCTCAGCCAGGGGCCACGCCGCTTCACCGAGCTCAAGCGGGCCGTCGACGGGATCAGCCAGCGCATGCTCACCGTCACCCTGCGCGGCCTGGAACGCGATGGGATCCTCACAAGGACCGTCCGCAACGTCATGCCACCGCACGTCAGTTACGAACTCACTCCGATGGGTAGGACCCTCCGCGAGGCCACCGCACCCCTGTTGGAGTGGAGCATCACGCACCTGACGCACATCGACGCCGCCCGCGCCGTGTACGACGCTCGCCCCGACACCCCACCCGCCTGA